The Verrucomicrobiota bacterium genomic sequence GCGTTGGTAATCCAACGCATTGATGTCCCCTCGTTGGTAGGTATTTTTCACGCCCCATTTTGACCTCAGGAAATCCTGGCCCTGGGCGAGCATCGGAGTGCCCAGGCTCATCATAAGAATACTCACCATCAAATGGGTTCTTCGGCGATCCAAAGGAGTCGGAAAATAACCATTGTGCAGGGGATTCTGAGTGATGTCATCCAACCAAGTGCGGTCGTCGTGAGATTCAGTATAATTTACCGATTGAAATGGTCGACCTACATGATCGGGGGAACCACGCAGGAAATACTGTAAAGAGCGATGATCGCCTTTGCTCGAAACATAGTGTTTCACAAAATCGCGATATGCATCGTTCCAGGAATAGAAACTCGTATGCTTTAAATCAGAACCCAGGTGTCCCCGAAAACTCCACGGCTCCGCAATCAAGAGCACATCAGGGTGTTTTTCTTTAACGGTTGCTTCAATCTTGTGCAACGAATCAAGCCCAATGAGCTCGGCCAGATCAAAGCGAAATCCATCAACTCCGTAAAACTCAATAAAGTGGAGCAGACTATCAGTAATTAACCGAATTGCCATTGGAGTACTGCAACGCAAGTCGTTCCCGCAGCCACTCCAATTAGAAAGCGAACCATCCGCCGACAATTCAAAGTAGTACAGTTTATCAATAAAGAGAAGATGAGCTGGTTCGCCGACATGGTTATATACGACGTCCAGGATAACTGCGAGACCAGCTTCATGAAACGCATTCACCAATGCTTTAAACTCCTCAACTTGTGAAGCCTTGGAAGGATTTTCAGCATAGGTGCTTTCCGGAGAAAAGAAATTCGCGGTCATATAACCCCAATGATACTCATGCTTCGAGTGAGCATCATTTTCTTGAATAGGCTGTAGCTCAACCGCATTTACGCCCCACTCTTTCAAATAACAACGGTCAGATTTCAAATACTCGATGAGCCCGGCGTAACCTAACCTATCTTTGTCTTTAAGCCGGATGGGGGCCTTTGCTATCAGATCGCGAAGATGAACTTCCCCAATGATTAAGTCTTTTTCCTTGGGTGCATCGAACCCTTGTGGTTTTTCGTAAATGGAAGTGTCTACTACAATGGCAGGACCCAGTCGATTGACCACTGCAAGCGCATAGGGATCGAGAATGTTAACTTCAGAGTCAAACTGGGAAAACCCCGATTGCGCAGGACCATCGATTCGATACCAATAAAATTGTCCACTCAGGTTTTCATCAATAACCACTTCCCAAACGCCGTTGCCGATTTGAATGAGCGAATGGGATGAGCCATTTTCAAAAACTTCTGGAGAATTCGATATCCATATTTTGACCTCAGAGGCCCTGGGAGCAAAAATCCTAAACAAGGTGGTGTTGCCATGCGGAATGGCCCCAAGGCTGAGCTGCGACTCCAGATTAAGGAAAAAAGCACCGGGCGTAATAGCAGCCGCACTTTCATGGTGCTGAGTTTGCAAAACTAATGAATAGTCCTTGGAAAGATTAATCGGACCATGGGTTTCGATCATCATCATATGACGTCCGGAACGATGGCGATCGATGAAGTAATTGGAATTCCCATTTCCGTCATTATAGGTGTTGGTGGCTTGTGCCGGCAAAGCAAACCAGTGCCCTTCGTGGGATACAAATTTAAAACCGGTACCTCCATCGAAATCAAACTCATCGAGAGGCACCGATAATTTCAGGCCCTGTCTGCCTTCATAACTCACAGGCTTCAATTGCCACCTGGAATTCCCTATTGCCTGGTCCCATCCGTTGAAGTCGCCGACAAGGAAGACAGGATCTCCGTGTTCGAGTTGGTTTTGCGCCAGCAACTGTTGGCTACAGAAAAAATGAACACCATCGCCATCGAAATAATACCCGCTCAATTCGGCAAATTCCTCAAAGTCGCAATGCCGGACGGAAACCAATTCTTTTTTGCCTGGATCCAGAAAAAACGCCGGCATTTTAGACCCAACCCAGTCCGCAGACAGCTCCGCCTGAATCGATTGAGGCGATTGCAGCACTGCGTTAAGTAAGGTAATATTAGCCATGATTCTAAACGGGTATCAAAACGCCTCCTTTCTGCAGGGCAAGAAACGAAACTAACAATTCATATAAATTTCATAGTTGCCCAGTCTGCGAATAATAAAGGATGTTTCCCATTTATGTTTGGTGCAACAATTCAGCGAAAGACCCCATTAAAAGCTTTTCTAAAAAACCGATCAATTGGGGTAACATTGCTGTGTATCCTGTTTATGCTTACGGGCTGCAAAGGACCTCATGAGCAAGGGGCAATTTTCAAAAAAAACAAGCCGCTTTCGTATAAAGAAGATCAGTTTGGAAATCGAATTCCTGATTATTCAACTGCAGGCTATCTAAATGGAGCCGCGTTACCCTCAGTACAGGTAGCACTTTCGCTCACTCCCCTTTCAAGCAAAGAAGATGATACACAGCGGATTCAGGATGCCATCGACCAGGTCAGCCAATTTCCGATTAACCAGGAAGGCTTTCGTGGGGCAATTTTGTTGAGAAGTGGAAACTATTATGTAGCTGATCAACTTCGCATAGAAAAGTCCGGCGTAACGCTGCGGGGCGAAGGGCAAGCTGAAACCGGTACTACTATTTACGCAACGGGTAACCAAAGACGCTCGCTCATAGTCATTTCCGGAAGAGATGAAGCCCAGGAGGCCTACAACCGAGAAAGAACGGGGGTGTTTTTTTATCAAAACAAGGAAGGCTCGAGCTGGGAGGTTATAGACGAATATTTACCTTCAGGAACTAAAATCCTTCAGGTGTCTCCGGTGCGCGGGCTTAATACGGGAGATACCGTCATTCTTGAACAACACATGAATCAAGAATGGATCAACATTCTGGGCATGGACGCATTTCCACCGCACCCAAACAGAAGAAAGAGTCACCCCTGGGATCCGACCGATTTTGTATTTCAGTTCGAAAGAACCATCGAAAATATCGATGGAGGACGGATTCATTTGAATGCCCCTTTGGTTAACCCTGTATTCGCCCGCTTTGGCTCCACCATTCTGTTCAAATCTGATTTACCAAAAAGAATTGAGAAGGTGGGGGTTGAGCAACTCAGACTCGTTTCAGCATTTGAAACCTCTGATCTTAACTCCGATGAAGCACATGGCTGGACCGGTGTTGAGCTCAATCGGGTGAAAAACTCCTGGGTCCGCTCAGTCACCGGCGTTCATTTTGGCAATGCGACCGTTTCGACCGAAAAAGAAAGCCTTCAAATAACCATTCAAGACTGTGCCTACCTGAAACCGGTCGCCAAATACGGCTATGGACGAAGACATGGATTTATAAACGCAGGCCAACAGATTCTGGTTCAGCGGTGTTATACGGAGGACTGTTCTTTTCCTTATTTTATTCCGGAAAGGACCGCAGGACCCAACGTGTTTCTCGACTGTTATTCGAAGGGCGAAAAGGCGGTGATCGGACCCTGGCGCTACTGGGCAATGGGCACACTTTGGGATAATACCTATGGAGAAAAGCTCATGATTCGAAATCGGGGCTACGAGGGGGATGGCTGGGGATGGAGCGGCATTAACCACCTGTTCTGGAACAGCACGGCTTTCGATTGGATTTCTGTGCAAAGCCCGATTAACGGCTGGAATTGGGCAATCGGCTGCAACGGCGATCGTGTAGACGGGCCCTTTCAAGGTCTGACAGGACATGTAAGCTTGCATGGGCAATTAATCAAACCTCGCAGCCTTTATATGAAACAGTTGGAAGACAGGGTCGGAGAATCCGGAAGTTCGGGAGTTTTCACAGACAATCAATACAGCGGATCCGTTCTCTTTCACATTAGAGATACTCTATCGGAACAATAGCCACCTAAGAAGTGTGAAGCTTGAAAGATACGTCAGCTTCATGCAGAACGTTGCAAAATGCCTTTCTCGAAAAGAAACCGCGCCCTGTTATGGTTCGCCTTAATTATCAGCCCCATTTTTCTGATTTATCAAGGTTGGGACCTGTTTATTGAAGATGGGGAACCCATTCTCCAAGGAAATGACGACAGCGGATATTTCCTTTGGTTAAACTCGTGGGTGGTAGATGGGGACATTGATCTGAAGAACAACCTGGTAGACTTGAACACGCTGACACCAGACATTCGTCATGAATGGATCAACAATACACACCCGACAACCGGTCATGTGTTAAATAAGTACCCGGTGGGCTGGGCACTTATGAATTGGCCCGCCTATAAACTAACTCACCTGCTATATGGATTTATAAAAGAACACCCGAGAGGGACTGAGCCCATTTACTTTACGGTTATCTGGCTCTATCAATTAGCCTTGGGGTTGTTGAGTCTGGTGCTGTGTCATCGGATCTTGAGGCGATTTTTACCTGACGAAACAGCACTTTGGGCTCTTTTGGCAACCTGGTTGGCCAGTCCCCTGCTCTACTATCAGGTTGCACGTCTTGGTATGGTGCACAATCAGGTCTTTTTTCTTTCCATGGTCATCATTAGGTTGAGCCTAAAACTCAGAGATACAAGTACCGCAATCAACTGGATGCTACTGGGGTTTGCTTCGGGAATGTTGCTAATAAGCAGACCAACAGCAGTAGCCTACCTGTTGATTCCATTTTGGTACTGTTTACACCAAATCCGAAGCAATCCAAAAGCCGAATACAAACGATTGGGAATAGGAATAATCGCTGGAGCCATTCCGCTACTTGTGCAGTTGGGCATCTGGAAAGAAATATATGGAAGTTGGTTTGTATTTTCCTACACAAACGAATCTTTCTTCTTTCTTAAGCCGGCCCTATGGAGTTCATTATTCTCCAACAGGCATGGATTATTCAATTGGCATCCCCTTCTCCTGATTGGCGCAGTCGGCTGGATCATAGCCTCGTTCAGGAAAAACGCATTCCCAAAAGTTTGGATAGTCAGTTTTGCCCTGGTTGTTTACATTAACAGTGCTTGGTGGTGCTGGTGGTTTGGTTCTTCCTTTGGCAATAGATCCTATGAGGTATCCATACTTTTCTTTATGGCAGGACTTGGATTTATTTATGAACAGTTCAAATCTTCAAAAATCAAACTCCGCATATTGTCCGCTGCTACTTTGACGGCGATTCTATGGAACGTTTTGATACTATCAGAATATATGACCAACCATATTGACCGTGAGTTGGCAGTAAGTTACCTTGAGAGGCTAACGGGGTGGTTTTAAGTAAGGTCTTGAATATTCAACGATTAACGCCTTATTCCCCTGCCCTATGAAACGTGTTCTCGTAGCTATGTCC encodes the following:
- a CDS encoding alpha-amylase family glycosyl hydrolase — encoded protein: MANITLLNAVLQSPQSIQAELSADWVGSKMPAFFLDPGKKELVSVRHCDFEEFAELSGYYFDGDGVHFFCSQQLLAQNQLEHGDPVFLVGDFNGWDQAIGNSRWQLKPVSYEGRQGLKLSVPLDEFDFDGGTGFKFVSHEGHWFALPAQATNTYNDGNGNSNYFIDRHRSGRHMMMIETHGPINLSKDYSLVLQTQHHESAAAITPGAFFLNLESQLSLGAIPHGNTTLFRIFAPRASEVKIWISNSPEVFENGSSHSLIQIGNGVWEVVIDENLSGQFYWYRIDGPAQSGFSQFDSEVNILDPYALAVVNRLGPAIVVDTSIYEKPQGFDAPKEKDLIIGEVHLRDLIAKAPIRLKDKDRLGYAGLIEYLKSDRCYLKEWGVNAVELQPIQENDAHSKHEYHWGYMTANFFSPESTYAENPSKASQVEEFKALVNAFHEAGLAVILDVVYNHVGEPAHLLFIDKLYYFELSADGSLSNWSGCGNDLRCSTPMAIRLITDSLLHFIEFYGVDGFRFDLAELIGLDSLHKIEATVKEKHPDVLLIAEPWSFRGHLGSDLKHTSFYSWNDAYRDFVKHYVSSKGDHRSLQYFLRGSPDHVGRPFQSVNYTESHDDRTWLDDITQNPLHNGYFPTPLDRRRTHLMVSILMMSLGTPMLAQGQDFLRSKWGVKNTYQRGDINALDYQRQVDYSGTHSYFRQWIEFRKSELGACLRLDSFPDSDFFEFFPAKSGGGLGILYNATETVGSRQLFFAVNPVSYVCLIDVQGLNLARDWIQVADSERFTAEGLSTALTSLEPKLKMPPVSCALWIS